The following coding sequences are from one Shumkonia mesophila window:
- a CDS encoding YheT family hydrolase — MTERNRRHLMRQPTDRLSWAGPISYASHVPMAAGKGFDTILRRRYQEGMPVLAHSGYRPPFVLWNGHVQTVYPVLFRPMPKVSPARERIATADGDFLDLDWHRAEGKGPARLAVILHGLEGHARKKYVAGMARALTRRGWDVLAWNFRGCSGEPNRLPRYYHSGDTADLHAVLAHGLGRRAYADAVLVGFSIGGNQVLKYLGEDPDRVPAAVRAAVAFSVPCDLAGGARVLARPCNRLYMEYFLRSLRAKARLKHRLFGGLDLAGLDAMTTFDAFDERFTAPLHGFAGAADYYRRASSLPHLAAIRVPTLLVNARDDPFLSPSCYPAEAAAANERLFLETPISGGHVGFVERNRDNLYWSERRAVAFLEAAA; from the coding sequence GTGACAGAACGCAATCGCCGACACCTGATGCGCCAGCCGACCGACCGCCTATCTTGGGCCGGCCCCATTTCCTACGCAAGCCATGTGCCAATGGCGGCCGGCAAGGGCTTTGACACGATCCTCCGCCGGCGCTACCAAGAAGGCATGCCCGTCCTGGCCCATTCCGGTTACCGGCCGCCGTTCGTCCTGTGGAACGGCCATGTGCAGACCGTCTATCCCGTGCTTTTCCGGCCCATGCCGAAGGTGAGCCCGGCCCGCGAGCGCATCGCCACGGCCGACGGCGACTTTCTCGACCTCGACTGGCATCGGGCGGAAGGCAAGGGGCCGGCGCGCCTGGCGGTGATCCTGCACGGGCTGGAAGGCCACGCCCGCAAGAAGTACGTGGCCGGCATGGCCCGCGCGCTGACCCGCCGCGGCTGGGACGTGCTGGCCTGGAACTTCCGGGGCTGCAGCGGCGAACCCAACCGCCTGCCGCGCTATTACCACAGCGGCGACACCGCCGACCTGCATGCCGTGCTGGCCCACGGGCTCGGTCGGCGCGCCTATGCCGACGCCGTCCTGGTCGGTTTCAGCATCGGCGGCAATCAGGTGTTGAAATACCTGGGCGAGGATCCCGACCGGGTGCCGGCGGCGGTCCGCGCCGCCGTCGCCTTTTCGGTGCCCTGCGACCTGGCCGGCGGCGCCCGCGTGCTGGCGCGCCCGTGCAACCGGCTCTACATGGAGTACTTCCTGCGCAGCCTCAGGGCCAAGGCCCGTCTGAAGCACCGGCTGTTCGGCGGCCTGGATCTCGCCGGGCTCGACGCCATGACCACGTTCGACGCCTTCGACGAGCGCTTCACGGCGCCGCTGCATGGCTTCGCCGGGGCCGCCGACTACTACCGCCGGGCCAGCAGCCTGCCGCACCTGGCCGCCATCCGGGTGCCGACGCTGCTGGTCAACGCGCGGGACGACCCCTTCCTGTCGCCGAGCTGCTATCCGGCCGAGGCGGCGGCGGCCAACGAACGGCTGTTCCTGGAAACGCCGATCAGCGGCGGCCACGTGGGGTTCGTCGAGCGCAACCGCGACAACCTCTACTGGTCGGAGCGCCGCGCCGTCGCCTTCCTCGAGGCCGCCGCCTGA
- a CDS encoding DUF883 family protein, translating into MADQTTKDFEALRKDFTALRAEMETLTGSLRGQAEHGFDRAKAHARDAGERIQNQAHQVREVVGGQIEERPLTALLSAFGIGMVLGALLGRRM; encoded by the coding sequence ATGGCCGATCAGACGACCAAGGATTTCGAGGCGCTGCGCAAGGACTTCACCGCGCTTCGCGCCGAAATGGAAACACTGACCGGAAGCCTGCGCGGGCAGGCCGAGCACGGCTTCGACCGCGCCAAGGCGCATGCCCGGGACGCCGGCGAGCGCATCCAGAACCAGGCCCACCAGGTGCGCGAAGTCGTCGGCGGGCAGATCGAAGAACGTCCGCTGACCGCGCTGCTGTCGGCCTTCGGCATCGGCATGGTCCTGGGCGCCCTGCTGGGCCGCAGGATGTAA
- a CDS encoding histidine triad nucleotide-binding protein, translated as MAYDDSNIFARILRGEIPCQKIYEDGFAMAFPDIHPQAPTHVLVIPKGPYESLDDFSEQGTVAEIAGFWRAVGAVARQLGVADAGYRILANTGPDAGQEVPHFHVHVFAGRPLGPMLKR; from the coding sequence ATGGCCTACGACGACAGCAATATCTTCGCCCGCATCCTGCGCGGCGAGATCCCGTGCCAGAAGATCTACGAGGACGGCTTCGCGATGGCTTTCCCCGACATCCATCCGCAGGCGCCCACCCATGTCCTGGTCATTCCCAAGGGGCCCTATGAATCGCTCGACGATTTCTCCGAACAGGGGACCGTGGCCGAGATCGCCGGCTTCTGGCGGGCGGTAGGCGCGGTGGCGCGCCAGCTGGGGGTGGCCGACGCCGGCTATCGCATCCTCGCCAACACCGGTCCCGACGCCGGCCAGGAAGTGCCGCACTTCCACGTCCACGTGTTCGCCGGCAGGCCGCTGGGGCCGATGCTGAAACGCTAG
- a CDS encoding phosphoribosyl-ATP diphosphatase, producing MVNAGLDRLFAVIESRRGADPDGSYTARLFAGGREAIAAKLTEEARETARAALTESPQRVAAESADLLYHLLVLWAETGVAAADVWAELGRREGISGLAEKAARRPR from the coding sequence ATCGTGAACGCCGGGCTCGACCGCCTGTTCGCCGTCATCGAGTCGCGGCGCGGCGCCGACCCCGACGGCTCCTATACCGCCCGGCTGTTCGCCGGGGGGCGGGAAGCCATTGCCGCCAAGCTGACCGAGGAAGCCCGGGAAACGGCGCGGGCGGCGCTGACCGAATCGCCGCAAAGGGTGGCGGCGGAAAGCGCCGATCTTTTGTATCATCTTCTGGTGTTGTGGGCGGAAACCGGGGTTGCCGCCGCCGACGTGTGGGCGGAACTGGGGCGCCGCGAGGGCATTTCGGGCCTGGCCGAGAAGGCGGCCCGCCGTCCGCGCTGA
- the hisF gene encoding imidazole glycerol phosphate synthase subunit HisF, whose translation MLKVRIIPCLDVKAGRVVKGVNFVDLIDAGDPVEQARVYDAAGADELTFLDITASHENRDTLFDVVRRTAEQCFMPLTVGGGVRTLEDIRKLLLAGADKVSINTAAVADPDFVGRAAEKFGNQCIVVAVDAKRTGDGFEIYTHGGRKPTGIEAIGWAKRMTGLGAGEILLTSMDRDGTKIGFDLDLTRAISDAVPVPVIASGGVGTLDHLIDGVIKGHASAVLAASIFHFGTYTIAEAKAHMRKAGIPVREDRAGS comes from the coding sequence ATGCTGAAGGTGCGCATCATCCCCTGCCTCGACGTCAAGGCCGGCCGCGTGGTGAAGGGCGTCAACTTCGTCGACCTCATCGATGCCGGCGACCCGGTCGAGCAGGCCCGCGTCTATGACGCCGCCGGGGCGGACGAGCTGACCTTCCTCGACATCACCGCCAGCCACGAGAACCGCGACACCCTGTTCGACGTCGTGCGGCGCACCGCCGAGCAGTGCTTCATGCCGCTCACGGTGGGCGGCGGCGTGCGCACGCTGGAAGACATCCGCAAGCTGCTGCTGGCCGGCGCCGACAAGGTGTCGATCAACACGGCGGCGGTGGCCGACCCCGACTTCGTCGGCCGGGCCGCCGAGAAATTCGGCAACCAGTGCATCGTCGTGGCGGTGGACGCCAAGCGCACCGGCGACGGTTTCGAGATCTACACCCACGGCGGGCGCAAGCCGACCGGTATCGAGGCCATCGGCTGGGCGAAACGCATGACCGGCCTGGGGGCCGGCGAAATTCTGCTGACCTCGATGGACAGGGACGGCACCAAGATCGGCTTCGACCTCGACCTGACGCGGGCGATTTCCGACGCGGTGCCGGTGCCGGTGATCGCGTCTGGCGGCGTCGGCACGCTCGATCATCTCATCGACGGCGTGATCAAGGGCCACGCCTCGGCGGTGTTGGCCGCCTCGATCTTCCATTTCGGCACCTACACCATCGCCGAGGCCAAGGCCCACATGCGCAAGGCCGGCATCCCGGTGCGCGAGGACAGGGCGGGATCGTGA
- the hisA gene encoding 1-(5-phosphoribosyl)-5-[(5-phosphoribosylamino)methylideneamino]imidazole-4-carboxamide isomerase, translating to MNFLPAIDLKDGQCVRLIQGDMKRATVFGDDPAAQAAAFAAAGCTWLHVVDLNGAFAGRPVNAPAVKAILGAVDMAVELGGGIRDLATIEGWLAAGVHRVILGTVAVRDPALVRDACRRHPGRVAVGIDARDGFVAVEGWAEVSAMKAVDLARAFEDAGVAALIYTDIARDGAMAGPNIMATLAMAEAVSIPVVLSGGVSSMADLAAIKAVADGKLEGVISGRAVYDGRIDPRAAVALLAGKAAAPC from the coding sequence ATGAACTTCCTGCCCGCCATCGACCTCAAGGACGGCCAGTGCGTGCGCCTCATCCAGGGCGACATGAAACGCGCCACCGTGTTCGGCGACGATCCGGCGGCGCAGGCCGCCGCCTTCGCCGCCGCCGGCTGCACGTGGCTGCACGTGGTCGATCTCAACGGCGCCTTCGCCGGGCGTCCGGTCAACGCGCCGGCGGTCAAGGCCATCCTGGGCGCCGTCGACATGGCGGTCGAACTGGGCGGCGGCATCCGCGACCTCGCCACCATCGAGGGCTGGCTGGCGGCGGGCGTCCATCGCGTCATCCTCGGCACCGTCGCGGTGCGCGATCCCGCCCTGGTCAGGGACGCCTGCCGGCGCCATCCCGGCCGGGTGGCGGTCGGCATCGACGCCCGCGACGGCTTCGTCGCCGTCGAGGGCTGGGCCGAGGTTTCGGCCATGAAGGCGGTGGACCTCGCCCGCGCCTTCGAGGACGCCGGCGTGGCGGCGCTGATCTATACCGACATCGCGCGCGACGGCGCCATGGCCGGGCCCAACATCATGGCCACCCTGGCCATGGCCGAGGCGGTATCGATCCCGGTGGTGCTGTCGGGCGGCGTTTCCTCGATGGCCGATCTGGCGGCCATCAAGGCGGTGGCCGACGGCAAGCTCGAGGGCGTCATCAGCGGCCGCGCCGTCTACGACGGGCGCATCGATCCGCGGGCCGCGGTGGCCCTGCTGGCGGGAAAGGCGGCGGCGCCATGCTGA
- the hisH gene encoding imidazole glycerol phosphate synthase subunit HisH, whose amino-acid sequence MTVALIDYGSGNLRSAAKAFERAIREAGSAETVAVTADPEVVRRAARVVLPGVGAFADCKRGLAALPGMLDALTEAVIEDGRPFLGICVGMQLMAEVGREYEVSDGLGWLPGEVVALTPADAALKIPHMGWNELVVAAPDHPVLAGIEAGAHAYFVHSYAMRCADPAHVLASVEYGGLVAAVVGRDNLVGTQFHPEKSQRTGLRLITNFLAWKP is encoded by the coding sequence ATGACCGTCGCCCTCATCGACTACGGGTCGGGCAACCTGCGCTCGGCCGCCAAGGCCTTCGAGCGGGCCATCCGCGAGGCTGGCTCCGCCGAAACCGTGGCGGTGACCGCCGATCCCGAGGTGGTGCGCCGGGCGGCGCGCGTGGTGCTGCCCGGGGTGGGGGCGTTCGCCGACTGCAAGCGCGGGCTCGCCGCGCTGCCCGGCATGCTGGATGCCCTGACCGAGGCGGTGATCGAGGACGGGCGGCCTTTCCTCGGCATCTGCGTCGGCATGCAACTGATGGCCGAGGTGGGGCGCGAATACGAAGTCAGCGACGGCCTCGGCTGGCTGCCGGGCGAGGTGGTGGCGCTGACGCCCGCCGACGCCGCGCTCAAGATTCCGCACATGGGCTGGAACGAGCTGGTGGTGGCGGCCCCCGATCATCCGGTGCTGGCCGGCATCGAGGCCGGGGCGCATGCCTATTTCGTCCATTCCTACGCCATGCGCTGTGCCGATCCGGCCCACGTGCTGGCCAGCGTGGAATACGGCGGCCTGGTGGCCGCCGTGGTCGGCCGCGACAACCTGGTGGGCACCCAGTTCCATCCCGAGAAAAGCCAGCGGACGGGGCTGCGCCTGATCACCAATTTCCTGGCCTGGAAGCCCTGA
- a CDS encoding DUF2628 domain-containing protein: MRIYTVHFRPDDGGDIVLVKEGFCWPAFLAGPLWALWHGLWVVALGLVALVVAVGAAGAVPGLDAVTAAALSLGTAMAIGGTANDLRRWTLERRGFSEEGVVMGGGEDEALRRFLANAPLLTGGLG; the protein is encoded by the coding sequence ATGCGCATCTATACGGTCCATTTCCGGCCCGACGACGGCGGCGACATCGTGCTGGTCAAGGAAGGCTTCTGCTGGCCGGCGTTCCTGGCCGGCCCGCTGTGGGCGCTGTGGCACGGGCTATGGGTGGTGGCGCTGGGACTGGTCGCCCTCGTCGTTGCCGTCGGCGCGGCGGGCGCCGTGCCTGGCCTCGATGCGGTGACGGCGGCGGCGCTTTCGCTGGGCACGGCGATGGCGATCGGCGGCACCGCCAACGACCTTCGCCGCTGGACGCTGGAACGCCGGGGTTTCTCCGAGGAAGGGGTGGTGATGGGCGGCGGCGAGGACGAGGCTTTGCGGCGCTTTCTCGCCAACGCCCCGCTGCTGACCGGGGGGCTCGGATGA
- a CDS encoding glutathione S-transferase family protein, producing MLGDLKLYQFQGSGNCYKVRLALHQLGRSFSTVEVDVQGGETRTPAFLKLNPAGKVPLLDLGGGRRLSESNAILLHFAEGTALLPTDRFERAKAYQWLFWEQYSHEPCIAVARSLMHVLGKSADEEPRLPGLWEKGRAALELMQTTLSSRAFFAGGRYSVADIALYAYTHVAPEGGFDLEPYPAIRAWIERVAAQPLHIPMDHVTR from the coding sequence ATGCTCGGCGATTTGAAGCTTTACCAGTTCCAGGGCTCGGGCAACTGCTACAAGGTGCGCCTCGCCCTCCATCAGCTCGGCCGGTCGTTTTCCACGGTCGAGGTCGACGTTCAGGGCGGCGAGACGCGCACGCCGGCATTCCTCAAGCTGAACCCGGCCGGCAAGGTGCCGCTGCTCGATCTCGGCGGCGGCCGCCGGCTTTCGGAATCCAACGCCATCCTGCTGCACTTCGCCGAGGGGACCGCGTTGCTGCCCACCGACCGTTTCGAACGCGCCAAGGCCTACCAGTGGCTGTTCTGGGAACAGTACAGCCACGAGCCCTGTATCGCGGTGGCCCGCTCCCTGATGCATGTCCTCGGCAAGTCGGCAGACGAGGAACCCCGGCTGCCCGGACTGTGGGAGAAGGGGCGGGCGGCGCTGGAGCTGATGCAGACCACGCTGTCGTCCCGCGCCTTCTTCGCCGGCGGCCGCTATTCGGTGGCCGACATCGCGCTCTACGCCTACACCCACGTCGCCCCCGAGGGCGGCTTCGACCTCGAGCCCTATCCGGCCATCCGGGCCTGGATAGAGCGGGTGGCCGCGCAGCCGCTGCACATCCCGATGGATCACGTCACCCGCTAG
- the hisB gene encoding imidazoleglycerol-phosphate dehydratase HisB, whose amino-acid sequence MRRATVERKTTETRISATVDLDGTGRYDIATGIGFLDHMMEQLSRHSLIDLTLKADGDLHIDFHHTTEDAGIVIGEAVNKALGARKGIARYGTAIAPMDEALSRVALDASNRPYLVWKVTFARDKLGEMDTELFKEWFQAFAQAAGLTLHVENFYGDNNHHIAESLYKALARALRQAVEIDPRKADAVPSTKGVLGGSL is encoded by the coding sequence ATGCGCCGCGCCACCGTCGAGCGCAAGACGACCGAAACCCGCATCTCGGCGACCGTCGATCTGGACGGCACCGGGCGCTACGACATCGCCACCGGGATCGGCTTCCTCGACCACATGATGGAGCAGTTGTCGCGCCACAGCCTGATCGACCTGACGCTCAAGGCCGACGGCGACCTGCATATCGACTTTCACCACACCACCGAGGACGCCGGCATCGTCATCGGCGAGGCGGTGAACAAGGCGCTGGGCGCGCGCAAGGGCATTGCCCGCTATGGCACCGCCATCGCGCCGATGGACGAGGCGCTGTCGCGGGTCGCACTCGACGCCTCCAACCGGCCGTACCTGGTGTGGAAGGTGACCTTCGCGCGCGACAAGCTGGGCGAGATGGACACCGAACTCTTCAAGGAATGGTTCCAGGCCTTCGCCCAGGCGGCCGGGCTGACGCTGCATGTCGAGAATTTCTACGGCGACAACAACCACCACATCGCCGAATCCCTATACAAGGCCTTGGCCCGCGCGCTTCGCCAAGCGGTCGAGATCGACCCGCGCAAGGCCGATGCCGTGCCCTCGACCAAGGGGGTCCTGGGCGGCTCTCTCTAG
- a CDS encoding S1C family serine protease: MAGRTEGRVVFLAMAAALLAGCNHNMVAVETAPRLQAAEIANREELAPMRFNRLSINLRRGTVVGGYEKDLITCYPYGPDKVVWNSGRVLQRDIEFEDLFFEEMSLANFNVVGDPKDLFSGARREEIKPEYLVSAQIEDIRMNVCEVMGYWTAKPDGTFRGEASVRVLWQVFSVFDQNVVYETTTKGSIKRQEARAGGEVGLLTEAFSEAVANLAADRKLVDLLGKRTRTVADVRAVADAPLKIPYQPPFQSTITDNIDAVRRSVVTLDGGAGHGSGFFISPTLIVTNHHVVAGQTVMRVTLVTGRKVLGEVMRRHPERDVALVQVEAAGHQPLPLRLEPVRITEEIYAVGSPLDKALAGTVTKGIVSKFATNTHGLEDIQADVDIQPGNSGGALLDTRGNVVGISYAGIGETSVGLNFFIPIYDALERLNVGIDKTRGLTVAN, encoded by the coding sequence ATGGCGGGGCGAACGGAGGGGCGTGTCGTCTTTCTGGCGATGGCGGCGGCGTTGCTGGCGGGCTGTAACCACAACATGGTCGCCGTGGAAACGGCGCCCAGGCTGCAGGCGGCGGAAATCGCCAACCGCGAGGAACTGGCGCCGATGCGGTTCAACCGGCTCAGCATCAACCTGCGGCGCGGGACGGTCGTCGGCGGCTACGAGAAGGACCTGATCACCTGCTATCCTTACGGCCCGGACAAGGTGGTCTGGAACAGCGGCCGCGTGCTGCAGCGCGACATCGAGTTCGAGGACCTGTTCTTCGAGGAAATGTCGCTGGCGAACTTCAACGTCGTCGGCGATCCCAAGGACCTGTTCAGCGGGGCCCGGCGCGAGGAGATCAAGCCGGAGTACCTGGTCAGCGCCCAGATCGAGGACATTCGCATGAACGTCTGCGAGGTCATGGGCTACTGGACCGCGAAACCCGACGGGACCTTCCGCGGCGAAGCCTCGGTGCGGGTCCTGTGGCAGGTATTCTCGGTGTTCGACCAGAATGTCGTCTACGAGACCACGACCAAGGGTTCCATCAAGCGCCAGGAAGCGAGAGCGGGCGGCGAAGTCGGTTTGCTGACCGAAGCCTTTTCCGAGGCGGTGGCCAATCTCGCTGCCGACCGCAAACTGGTCGACCTTCTCGGCAAAAGAACGCGCACCGTTGCCGACGTTCGCGCGGTTGCCGACGCCCCGCTGAAAATCCCCTATCAGCCGCCCTTCCAAAGCACCATCACCGACAACATCGACGCCGTCCGCCGGTCCGTCGTCACCCTCGACGGCGGGGCCGGCCATGGGTCGGGCTTCTTCATCTCGCCGACCCTGATCGTGACCAACCATCACGTGGTCGCCGGCCAGACCGTCATGCGGGTCACGCTGGTGACCGGCCGCAAGGTGCTGGGCGAGGTGATGCGCCGCCATCCCGAGCGCGACGTCGCCCTGGTCCAGGTGGAGGCGGCGGGCCATCAGCCGCTGCCGTTGCGCCTGGAGCCGGTCAGGATCACCGAAGAGATCTACGCCGTCGGCTCGCCGCTCGACAAGGCGCTGGCCGGCACCGTCACCAAGGGCATCGTCAGCAAATTCGCCACCAATACCCATGGGCTGGAGGACATCCAAGCCGACGTCGACATCCAGCCGGGCAACAGCGGCGGCGCCCTGCTCGATACCCGCGGCAACGTGGTCGGCATTTCCTACGCCGGCATCGGGGAGACGTCGGTGGGCCTGAATTTCTTCATCCCCATCTACGACGCGCTGGAGCGGCTCAACGTCGGGATCGACAAGACCCGCGGCCTGACCGTCGCCAACTAG
- the hslV gene encoding ATP-dependent protease subunit HslV — translation MASENSSTWHGTTILAVRKGGKVVIAGDGQVTLGQTVLKSNATKVRRLSDGAVIAGFAGATADAFALFERLEGRLEQYPGQLARACVEMAKDWRTDRYLRRLEAMMAVADRKVSLVLTGTGDVLEPEDGLIGIGSGGNYALAAARALIDRDDLDAEAVARRAMKIAAGICIYTNESVTVEIL, via the coding sequence ATGGCCTCCGAAAATTCCTCGACCTGGCACGGCACCACCATCCTCGCGGTGCGCAAGGGCGGTAAGGTGGTGATCGCCGGCGACGGCCAGGTCACCCTCGGCCAGACCGTGCTGAAGTCCAACGCCACCAAGGTGCGCCGCCTTTCCGACGGGGCGGTGATCGCCGGCTTCGCCGGGGCCACCGCCGACGCCTTCGCGCTGTTCGAGCGCCTCGAGGGCCGCCTGGAGCAGTACCCCGGCCAGCTGGCCCGGGCCTGCGTCGAGATGGCCAAGGACTGGCGCACCGACCGCTATCTGCGCCGCCTGGAGGCGATGATGGCGGTGGCCGACCGCAAGGTTTCCCTCGTGCTGACCGGCACCGGCGACGTGCTGGAGCCCGAGGACGGGCTGATCGGCATCGGCTCGGGCGGCAACTACGCGCTGGCCGCCGCGCGCGCGCTGATCGACCGCGACGACCTCGACGCCGAGGCGGTGGCGAGGCGCGCCATGAAGATCGCCGCCGGCATCTGCATCTACACCAACGAGAGCGTCACCGTCGAAATCCTATGA
- the hslU gene encoding ATP-dependent protease ATPase subunit HslU: MTSFTPREIVSELDRFIVGQKDAKRAVAIALRNRWRRQQLDETLREEVMPKNILMIGPTGVGKTEISRRLAKLAQAPFIKVEATKFTEVGYVGRDVEQIIRDLIEVAIAMTRERLRQQVAAKAELLAEERVLDALVGDNASKETREKFRKMLREGALADKEIEVQVAESAGFGLPTMDIPGMPGSQLGMINLNDMLGKAFGGGKRTKARRMTVAESYTVLMAEESDKLLDEDKVVKEAIATAENHGIVFIDEIDKITARSGEQRMGADVSREGVQRDLLPLIEGTTVATKHGAVKTDHILFIASGAFHMSKPADMLPELQGRLPIRVELRALTRDDFVRILTEPEASLIKQYVALLGVEGITISFAADAIDEIADLAAAINSGVENIGARRLQTVMEKLVEEISFEASERSGETITIDAAYVRDKVSNLAKDADLSRFIL; the protein is encoded by the coding sequence ATGACCAGCTTCACCCCCCGCGAAATCGTTTCCGAACTCGACCGCTTCATCGTCGGCCAGAAGGACGCCAAGCGCGCCGTCGCCATCGCCCTTCGCAACCGCTGGCGCCGCCAGCAGCTGGACGAAACCCTGCGCGAAGAGGTCATGCCCAAGAACATCCTGATGATCGGGCCCACCGGCGTCGGCAAGACCGAGATCTCGCGCCGCCTGGCCAAGCTGGCCCAGGCGCCGTTCATCAAGGTCGAGGCCACCAAGTTCACCGAGGTGGGCTATGTCGGGCGCGACGTCGAGCAGATCATCCGCGACCTGATCGAGGTCGCCATCGCCATGACCCGCGAGCGCCTGCGCCAGCAGGTGGCGGCCAAGGCCGAGCTGCTGGCCGAGGAACGGGTGCTGGACGCCCTGGTCGGCGACAACGCCAGCAAGGAGACCCGCGAGAAGTTCCGCAAGATGCTGCGCGAGGGCGCGCTGGCCGACAAGGAGATCGAGGTCCAGGTGGCGGAATCCGCCGGCTTCGGCCTGCCGACCATGGACATTCCCGGCATGCCGGGCAGCCAGCTTGGCATGATCAATCTGAACGACATGCTGGGCAAGGCCTTCGGCGGCGGCAAGCGCACCAAGGCCCGGCGGATGACGGTGGCCGAATCCTATACCGTGCTGATGGCCGAGGAGAGCGACAAGCTCTTGGACGAGGACAAGGTGGTCAAGGAGGCCATCGCGACGGCCGAGAATCACGGCATCGTCTTCATCGACGAGATCGACAAGATCACGGCGCGCAGCGGCGAGCAGCGCATGGGGGCCGACGTGTCCAGGGAAGGCGTGCAGCGCGACCTGCTGCCCCTGATCGAGGGCACCACGGTGGCCACCAAGCACGGGGCGGTGAAGACCGACCACATCCTGTTCATCGCCTCGGGCGCCTTCCACATGTCGAAGCCGGCCGACATGCTGCCGGAACTCCAGGGCCGTCTTCCCATCCGCGTTGAGCTGCGCGCCCTAACCCGCGACGACTTCGTCAGAATCCTCACCGAGCCCGAGGCCTCGCTGATCAAGCAGTACGTGGCCCTGTTGGGGGTCGAGGGGATCACGATTTCCTTCGCCGCGGACGCCATCGACGAGATCGCCGACCTGGCGGCCGCCATCAACAGCGGCGTCGAGAACATCGGCGCCCGGCGCCTGCAGACGGTAATGGAGAAGCTGGTCGAGGAAATCAGCTTCGAGGCCTCCGAGCGCAGTGGCGAAACCATCACCATCGACGCCGCCTATGTGCGCGACAAGGTGTCGAATCTCGCCAAGGACGCCGACCTCAGCCGCTTCATCCTGTAG
- a CDS encoding helix-turn-helix domain-containing protein codes for MTPFGEKVRALRAARGMALKDMAAHLGVSSAYLSALEHGNRGRPRTGLIMQICALFGLIWDEAEELKRLARLSHPRVVVDTAGLSAKATELANLLAENIGELDEETLDWVLAEIRTRRLPPKGPAY; via the coding sequence ATGACGCCCTTCGGCGAAAAGGTCCGCGCGCTCCGCGCGGCGCGCGGCATGGCGCTCAAGGACATGGCCGCCCACCTCGGCGTGTCGTCGGCCTATCTGTCGGCGCTGGAGCACGGCAACCGCGGCCGCCCGCGCACCGGCCTGATCATGCAGATCTGCGCCCTGTTCGGCCTGATCTGGGACGAGGCCGAGGAGTTGAAGCGCCTGGCCCGGCTGTCGCACCCGCGCGTCGTGGTCGACACCGCGGGGCTCAGCGCCAAGGCCACCGAGCTGGCCAACCTGCTGGCCGAAAACATCGGCGAGCTGGACGAGGAGACGCTGGACTGGGTGCTGGCCGAAATCCGCACCCGCCGCCTGCCGCCCAAGGGGCCGGCGTATTGA
- a CDS encoding Smr/MutS family protein, whose translation MCKTPEPASRKRRARAGRLSREDLALWRRLAATVAPLPGRLLPDLDEEFPSEPLPVSPVPPPAPRRRPRKPPLPEPPAPPPPAPSLPEIAHGDVAGLDKRTAQRMRRGQLPIEARIDLHGLTEEDAHRALASFVIGAQGAGRRCVLVVTGKGLRQDGRTGVLRRNVPRWLNEAPNRARILAFCHAQPRDGGEGALYLLLKRRK comes from the coding sequence ATGTGCAAGACGCCTGAACCCGCCTCGCGCAAGCGCCGCGCCAGGGCCGGCCGGCTGAGCCGCGAAGACCTCGCGCTGTGGCGGCGCCTGGCCGCCACGGTGGCGCCGCTGCCCGGCCGCCTGCTGCCGGACCTCGACGAGGAGTTTCCCTCCGAGCCGCTGCCGGTGTCGCCGGTGCCGCCGCCGGCGCCGCGCCGCCGGCCGCGCAAGCCGCCGCTGCCCGAACCGCCGGCTCCGCCGCCGCCGGCGCCGAGCCTGCCCGAGATCGCGCACGGCGACGTCGCCGGACTGGACAAGCGCACCGCCCAGCGCATGCGGCGCGGCCAGTTGCCGATCGAGGCGCGTATCGACCTGCACGGCCTGACCGAGGAGGACGCCCACCGGGCGCTCGCCTCCTTCGTCATCGGCGCCCAGGGGGCCGGCCGGCGTTGCGTGCTGGTGGTCACCGGCAAGGGGTTGCGCCAGGACGGGCGCACCGGCGTGCTGCGCCGCAACGTGCCGCGCTGGCTGAACGAGGCGCCCAACCGGGCGCGCATCCTGGCCTTCTGCCACGCCCAACCCCGGGACGGCGGCGAGGGCGCGCTCTACCTGCTGCTCAAACGGCGGAAATAG